In a genomic window of Gloeocapsopsis dulcis:
- the egtC gene encoding ergothioneine biosynthesis protein EgtC produces MCRLLAYLGSSILLDRILTKPEHSLVVQSYQPREMNSGLLNADGFGIGWYHAQKDTPPFTYKNVLPIWNDTNLSSLGRYIESRCILGAVRSATLGQAVDLSNCQPFNYQQLLCIHNGRIENFREALARPLRDRLSDVAYKSIKGSTDSEHFFALIIEELYNNPTATLTEVLQNALLTLDQLAKSYDITASANLIISDGQQLVASRFATNTQSPSLYWLRDDPTYPESVIIASEPLFAGNWHPVSEQSILSVGKDLNVQIAQL; encoded by the coding sequence ATGTGCCGTTTGCTTGCTTATTTAGGTTCATCAATTTTACTGGATCGGATATTAACCAAACCAGAACACTCATTGGTTGTCCAAAGTTATCAACCGCGCGAGATGAACTCTGGGCTGCTGAATGCTGACGGATTTGGGATTGGTTGGTATCATGCTCAAAAAGATACTCCGCCTTTTACTTACAAAAACGTATTACCGATCTGGAACGACACGAATCTTTCCAGTCTAGGACGCTACATAGAATCAAGATGTATATTAGGCGCAGTACGTAGTGCGACACTAGGACAAGCGGTAGATTTAAGCAACTGTCAACCTTTTAATTATCAACAGTTATTGTGCATTCATAATGGTCGCATTGAAAATTTTAGAGAGGCATTAGCAAGACCATTACGCGATCGCCTAAGTGATGTCGCTTATAAATCGATTAAAGGTAGTACAGATTCCGAACATTTTTTCGCTTTAATTATTGAAGAACTATATAATAACCCCACTGCTACATTAACTGAGGTACTGCAAAATGCTTTACTCACATTAGATCAGTTGGCAAAGTCATACGATATCACAGCATCTGCCAATCTGATTATCAGTGATGGACAACAGCTTGTTGCTTCGCGGTTTGCTACTAACACCCAAAGCCCATCACTTTATTGGCTGCGAGACGATCCTACATATCCAGAATCAGTCATCATTGCTTCAGAACCATTATTCGCTGGTAACTGGCATCCCGTTTCTGAACAAAGTATTCTCAGTGTAGGAAAAGACTTGAATGTTCAAATTGCTCAACTCTAA
- a CDS encoding SUMF1/EgtB/PvdO family nonheme iron enzyme — protein sequence MSHRLAHLNVIDQKRQQIKQAMQQCRQRTLALFQGIDYDTLCRQAHPEFSPVGWHLGHIAYTEALWILEHNAKKPRQFSEFGHLFIADGLPKAERQNLPTLAEIQVYLDTVRSQVLDYLETTNLNQQERLWRWLIQHESQHSETIAFVLELLKVQGSEVIQDLPSTQHLSEMIEIPAGYFEMGDDSINALDNERPVHRVYLDTYWIDRYPTTCGQYQKFIHAGGYQNPEWWSDAGWQWQQQAQVTQPLYWQNAIPDHPVSGVSWYEAEAYARFVGKRLPTEAEWEKAASWDDTHECRYTYPWEDTALNPGQCNHDCAIAQTTSVDSYPDGQSVYGCYDMLGNVWEWTASLFQEYPGFTYYPYIGYSQVYFDEQHYVLRGGSWATRPWALRCSFRNWYHPHIRQIFAGFRCAK from the coding sequence ATGTCTCATAGATTAGCTCATCTCAACGTTATTGACCAAAAGCGACAACAAATAAAGCAAGCAATGCAACAATGCCGTCAAAGAACACTTGCTTTGTTTCAAGGAATTGATTACGATACACTTTGCCGTCAAGCACATCCCGAATTTAGCCCCGTTGGTTGGCATTTGGGTCACATTGCGTATACCGAAGCTTTATGGATACTTGAACACAACGCCAAAAAGCCACGACAGTTTTCTGAGTTTGGTCACTTATTTATTGCCGATGGCTTACCTAAAGCAGAACGCCAAAATTTACCCACATTAGCAGAAATTCAAGTCTACCTTGATACAGTGCGATCGCAAGTTCTAGATTATCTAGAAACAACCAATCTCAACCAGCAAGAACGTCTCTGGCGTTGGCTAATCCAGCATGAAAGTCAGCACAGTGAAACAATTGCTTTCGTGTTGGAGTTGCTGAAAGTTCAAGGTTCAGAAGTCATTCAAGATTTACCTAGTACGCAACATCTCTCAGAGATGATTGAGATTCCCGCAGGTTATTTTGAAATGGGAGATGATTCAATTAATGCGTTGGATAATGAACGCCCAGTACATCGAGTCTACTTAGATACTTACTGGATTGACCGCTATCCCACAACTTGTGGACAGTACCAGAAATTTATCCATGCTGGAGGCTATCAAAATCCTGAATGGTGGTCAGATGCGGGTTGGCAATGGCAACAGCAAGCGCAAGTAACACAACCACTTTACTGGCAAAACGCAATTCCAGATCATCCAGTGTCTGGTGTAAGTTGGTATGAAGCAGAAGCCTATGCGCGATTTGTTGGCAAGCGACTACCGACAGAAGCTGAATGGGAAAAAGCAGCAAGCTGGGATGATACACATGAATGCCGTTACACTTATCCTTGGGAAGATACAGCACTTAATCCTGGTCAATGCAATCATGATTGTGCGATCGCTCAAACAACATCTGTAGATAGTTACCCAGATGGGCAAAGTGTATATGGGTGTTACGACATGCTGGGTAATGTTTGGGAGTGGACAGCATCGCTATTTCAGGAGTATCCAGGTTTTACTTATTACCCGTATATTGGTTATTCCCAAGTTTATTTTGACGAGCAGCATTATGTCTTGCGCGGTGGTAGTTGGGCAACTCGTCCTTGGGCGCTACGCTGTAGCTTTCGTAACTGGTATCATCCTCACATTCGGCAAATTTTTGCAGGTTTTCGTTGTGCAAAGTAA
- the egtD gene encoding L-histidine N(alpha)-methyltransferase, translating to MSMSKAASNISLQSTAERLQIEYLINSTAPTNTSDGNDVIQGLTKKPKSLPARYFYDDRGSQLFEQICELPEYYLTRTETAILQKCATEIARITGTCELIELGSGSSTKTRILLDAYNRLGYPLHYLPIDVSAGILESSAQQLLTDYPLLQVHALVSTYELALEKLMPSELPSRMICFIGSTLGNLTPQECDLFLSQITSALLPGEYFLLGVDLQKPKVLLEAAYNDRQGVTAAFNLNMLQHLNERFEGNFDLQQFAHWAFYNESQHQIEMHLRSLRSQTVFLSALDTTVEFAPQETILTEISRKLNLDALQQTLTQQGLTTVEVWTDPQQWFALLLCQLQA from the coding sequence ATGTCTATGTCCAAAGCTGCAAGCAACATATCTCTTCAGTCTACAGCCGAACGCTTGCAGATAGAGTATCTTATCAACTCCACTGCACCAACAAACACAAGCGATGGCAATGACGTCATTCAAGGATTAACCAAAAAACCAAAATCTCTCCCTGCACGCTACTTTTACGATGACCGAGGTTCTCAATTATTTGAGCAAATTTGTGAGTTACCAGAATATTATCTAACTCGCACCGAAACCGCTATATTACAAAAATGTGCCACAGAAATTGCCCGAATTACTGGCACTTGCGAATTGATAGAACTTGGTAGTGGTAGTTCGACAAAAACTCGTATTCTCTTAGATGCCTACAATCGACTCGGCTACCCTCTGCACTACTTACCAATTGATGTCAGTGCGGGAATTTTAGAAAGCAGTGCTCAACAATTATTGACTGATTATCCATTATTGCAAGTTCATGCATTAGTTAGCACCTACGAACTGGCACTAGAAAAACTCATGCCTTCCGAACTACCAAGTCGGATGATTTGCTTTATTGGTAGTACACTCGGAAACCTTACTCCACAAGAATGCGATCTCTTTCTCTCACAAATCACTTCTGCGTTGCTTCCTGGAGAGTATTTCTTGTTGGGAGTAGATTTACAAAAGCCAAAGGTTCTCCTTGAAGCAGCGTATAATGACCGCCAAGGAGTGACCGCAGCCTTTAATTTGAATATGCTGCAACACTTAAACGAGCGCTTTGAGGGTAATTTCGACTTGCAGCAGTTTGCACATTGGGCATTTTACAACGAGAGTCAGCATCAAATCGAGATGCACTTGCGGAGTTTGCGATCGCAAACTGTTTTCTTAAGCGCCCTAGATACAACTGTCGAATTTGCTCCACAAGAAACTATCTTGACTGAAATCTCGCGTAAATTGAATCTCGATGCCCTACAACAAACACTGACACAGCAAGGCTTAACAACAGTTGAAGTTTGGACAGATCCTCAACAATGGTTTGCCTTATTACTGTGTCAGTTGCAAGCATGA
- a CDS encoding thylakoid membrane photosystem I accumulation factor: MLAVPSAFAGINDDHFEGNVFVLYGGNASLVSTKVKLEKSLKRDKPTLLIFYVDDSSDCKQYATVITRLQSFYVRAVDFIPANVDTILPKESYATTEAGYYYTGSVPQLVVFNQSGEVVLNEAGQVPFEKVDDVFRELFDLLPRSQSVELKRRSINEFSSELAE, from the coding sequence ATGCTAGCTGTTCCATCAGCTTTTGCTGGTATCAACGACGATCATTTTGAAGGCAACGTGTTTGTTTTATATGGTGGGAACGCTTCTTTGGTATCGACCAAGGTCAAGCTAGAAAAATCATTGAAACGTGATAAGCCTACATTACTCATCTTTTATGTAGATGACAGTAGTGACTGCAAACAGTATGCTACAGTCATTACACGCTTACAATCATTTTATGTTCGCGCTGTGGATTTTATTCCTGCGAACGTGGATACTATTTTACCTAAAGAGAGCTACGCAACAACAGAAGCAGGGTACTACTATACAGGTAGTGTTCCGCAACTTGTCGTGTTTAATCAGTCGGGAGAGGTTGTCTTAAATGAAGCAGGGCAAGTACCTTTTGAGAAAGTTGATGATGTTTTTCGCGAACTATTCGATTTATTACCGCGTTCTCAATCGGTAGAGTTAAAGCGACGATCAATCAATGAATTTAGTTCTGAACTCGCTGAGTAA
- a CDS encoding NarK family nitrate/nitrite MFS transporter has translation MLKKLWSFSGRYQILHMTWLAFLVSFVVLFNIAPLATAIIDEFQLSPEQYRTMILCNLALAIPLRILFGMLIDRFGPRVVFSAILFYAAFPCIAFALAQNFQHLIWSRLAIGVVGAGFVVGIRMVAEWFPSKEIGFAEGIYGGWGNFGSGVAALTLPLVAFAASFMVSGEVNWRFAVALTGIVAAVYGVIYFFNVQDTPPGKEYQRPERDGGIEVTTKKDFWLLCITNFPVFAALGVVAWRFSAVGVLNQTGVVIILLVLLAIYLCQTYLSWNVNRELMAGEKRYPPEDRYKFNQVALLELAYFVGFGSELAVVSMIPLFFENSFRLNPAMAGAIASSYAFMNLVARPGGGLISDTLGSRKWSLVVLLGCMGIGYLVMSSITGNWWLPWAILITMATSFCVMASEGAAYGIVPLVRHRITGQIAGSVGAWGNVGGVAYLTLYSLLPEGDAGNRIFFSTIGISSLIVTFFCLFFLQEPKSEEEELETQSLAAIATANKVLLKK, from the coding sequence ATGCTGAAAAAATTGTGGTCATTCAGCGGTCGATACCAAATTTTACACATGACCTGGCTGGCTTTTTTAGTATCCTTTGTAGTTCTATTTAACATCGCTCCCCTAGCTACAGCCATTATCGACGAGTTTCAACTTAGCCCAGAGCAATACAGAACAATGATCTTGTGTAATTTAGCTTTGGCAATTCCGTTACGTATCCTCTTTGGGATGTTAATCGACCGTTTTGGTCCTCGTGTTGTCTTTTCGGCAATCTTATTTTATGCAGCCTTTCCCTGTATAGCGTTTGCGCTAGCACAGAACTTTCAGCATTTAATCTGGAGTCGTCTAGCTATTGGCGTTGTTGGTGCTGGGTTTGTCGTTGGCATTCGGATGGTAGCAGAGTGGTTTCCTTCTAAAGAAATTGGTTTTGCAGAAGGCATTTATGGTGGCTGGGGTAACTTTGGCTCTGGTGTAGCAGCACTGACTTTACCCTTAGTTGCATTTGCAGCCAGTTTTATGGTTAGTGGTGAAGTTAATTGGCGGTTTGCAGTTGCTTTGACTGGGATTGTTGCTGCTGTTTACGGGGTAATTTATTTCTTTAATGTCCAAGATACACCCCCTGGGAAGGAATATCAGCGTCCTGAACGCGATGGAGGTATAGAAGTAACAACTAAAAAGGATTTTTGGCTGCTGTGTATAACAAACTTTCCTGTATTTGCTGCCTTGGGTGTGGTTGCTTGGCGCTTTAGTGCGGTTGGGGTGCTAAACCAAACTGGAGTGGTAATTATTTTGTTAGTGCTACTGGCTATATACCTGTGCCAAACCTATCTAAGTTGGAATGTAAATCGGGAATTGATGGCAGGTGAGAAGCGCTATCCTCCAGAAGACCGCTACAAATTTAATCAAGTAGCCCTGCTAGAACTAGCTTACTTTGTTGGTTTTGGCTCAGAACTTGCAGTTGTTTCGATGATTCCGCTATTTTTTGAGAATTCTTTTAGGTTAAATCCAGCAATGGCAGGAGCGATCGCTTCCAGTTATGCTTTTATGAACTTGGTGGCTCGTCCTGGTGGTGGTTTAATCTCTGACACACTCGGCAGCCGCAAATGGTCACTGGTGGTATTACTCGGTTGCATGGGTATTGGCTATCTGGTGATGAGCAGTATAACTGGTAATTGGTGGTTGCCTTGGGCAATCCTAATAACTATGGCTACATCATTCTGCGTCATGGCATCAGAAGGTGCTGCCTATGGAATTGTGCCATTAGTTAGGCATCGAATTACTGGTCAAATTGCTGGGAGTGTTGGCGCTTGGGGTAATGTAGGCGGAGTAGCTTATCTTACTCTTTATAGCCTTTTACCTGAAGGTGATGCAGGCAATCGAATTTTCTTTTCAACCATAGGAATCTCTAGCTTGATTGTGACCTTTTTTTGCTTGTTCTTTCTTCAAGAACCTAAATCCGAAGAGGAAGAACTAGAAACACAATCATTGGCTGCGATCGCAACTGCTAATAAGGTGTTGCTGAAAAAGTGA
- a CDS encoding alpha/beta hydrolase, whose translation MSDYSNTIAALVRETRAREKALPLMNESCHSQFLLQAQRTSKVCLFFHGFTATPEQFLPIGEAFFQAGYNVVIPLLPGHGLAGNWDSDRPPPLPEEQQTYQEFGLYWLEQVQALGEQVVIGGLSGGSTLSAWLALERPELIHRALLFAPYLSNSNLLVDFIVKIMPIYFQWRTEEGAISYGYDGFVMPALRVFMDMGQDLLERAKNSVAAAPCFIIASDRDRAIDDNENKELYESLVKLQPKCWYYSFDRVFDIPHNMMTKAEGNDYQDLVFAATKAYVGSDVTWQEVEEIAYQMLFQGKTFDTVVQELGLTQRVSPDLQTLISLLDKPAIVAARKSESS comes from the coding sequence ATGTCAGATTACTCAAATACCATAGCAGCGCTCGTCAGAGAAACTAGGGCACGCGAAAAAGCTTTACCCTTGATGAACGAAAGCTGTCACTCGCAGTTTTTATTACAAGCACAACGTACTTCTAAGGTGTGTTTGTTTTTTCATGGATTTACTGCTACTCCTGAACAGTTTCTGCCAATCGGAGAAGCCTTTTTTCAAGCTGGCTACAATGTTGTCATTCCTTTATTGCCAGGACATGGATTGGCGGGGAATTGGGATAGCGATCGTCCGCCTCCGTTACCAGAAGAACAGCAGACCTATCAAGAATTTGGCTTGTACTGGCTAGAACAAGTGCAAGCCTTAGGCGAACAAGTTGTAATTGGGGGACTATCAGGAGGAAGTACTCTATCTGCTTGGTTAGCCTTAGAACGTCCTGAATTAATTCATCGGGCGTTGCTGTTTGCACCGTATCTCAGTAACAGTAATCTTCTTGTTGACTTCATCGTTAAGATTATGCCGATCTACTTTCAATGGCGCACTGAAGAGGGAGCAATTAGTTACGGCTACGATGGCTTTGTTATGCCTGCGTTACGCGTGTTTATGGACATGGGGCAAGATCTTCTCGAACGCGCAAAAAATAGTGTTGCCGCGGCACCCTGCTTTATTATCGCTAGCGATCGCGATCGCGCTATTGATGATAACGAAAATAAAGAATTATACGAATCACTTGTCAAGCTACAACCTAAATGTTGGTATTACTCTTTTGATCGAGTCTTTGATATTCCCCACAACATGATGACTAAAGCTGAGGGAAACGACTATCAAGACTTAGTATTTGCAGCAACGAAAGCCTATGTTGGTAGTGATGTAACTTGGCAAGAAGTTGAAGAAATTGCTTACCAAATGCTATTTCAAGGAAAAACTTTTGACACTGTAGTGCAAGAACTTGGTTTAACACAACGCGTCTCGCCAGATTTACAAACACTAATTTCGCTACTTGATAAACCAGCTATTGTTGCCGCGCGTAAGTCTGAATCATCATGA
- a CDS encoding efflux RND transporter permease subunit, with protein sequence MQQTKASGLSVSAIAIRRHIGTLMLTLAVIVMGVFFVASLPVDLLPSITYPRIGVRLDAPGISPEVAIDEITRPLEEALSATEGVVQVYSQTREGRVSLDLYFRPGGNIDQALNDATAALNRGRGQLPTTVEEPRLFKVDPSQLPVYEVALTSPELQGVDLRVFADEELARELTVVPGVASVDVAGGVEEEVQVNIDLNRLQALGVGLTNVLNEIEARNQDISGGRIRGENGEPLTRTVGRFQSADEIRNLSFEVTRSTEQGTENNSSLTPRVYLRDFAEVVDGTEDQRVFVNLNKQPAVKLSIQKQPDANTITVVEGVKQRIEELRRSGVIPADMVLTATLDESQFIRNSITNVATAGLIGAGLAAIAVLLFLGSLRQTIIIVCAIPLAALAAIILMGLFGLSLNVFSLGGLALGVGIVVDNSIVMLENISEGAGMTPGKDTKTRMNSQQLLSQSVSSSQEVESALVASTSTNLVAVLPFLLIGGFFSLLFSELILTISFAVAASILIAITFVPMVTSRLLAIRWSSKIGRLWILQEFNRRFDAATQGYRKFLTKLLRYRLVVVAIAFLVLGGGSLFLMGQISQEILPRINTGQATLFAQFPPGTVVENNRKVMDAVDDILLEQPETEYVFSTAGGFLFGSNTTENPLRSSSTITLKTGSNVEAFVDRVNQEFNRLNLAGIRLRLSPGQVRGLILSNSPVRGAEIDIILQGDNEQNLRQAGQQILQALDQQATLASFRPDADSRQPELQIVPDWERVASFGLTTQDIGQTIQTAVEGSVPTQLQRGDRLVDVRVQLSQADIRNQSQLARLPLFVNSNRQIRLFDVASIREGQAPGEIQRINQRQVFIIAGNLSEGASLGDALAEVDTVLENINLPAGVSILPSSVQETNQELQRSLQILGGLAAFLVFVVMAVQYNSLIDPLVIMFTVPLALAGGIFGLYITGTAIGATVLVGAVLLVGIVVNNAIIMVELANQIRDREDIDRKSAILRAAPQRLRPILMTTITTVLGMFPLALGIGEGSEFLQPLGVVVFSGLSLATLLTLFIIPCFYVILHEIRLQRLADKLNKRFS encoded by the coding sequence ATGCAGCAGACGAAAGCATCAGGATTAAGTGTAAGTGCGATCGCAATTCGACGACATATTGGTACACTAATGCTCACCTTGGCAGTGATTGTCATGGGAGTTTTTTTTGTCGCCTCACTGCCTGTAGATCTATTGCCATCTATTACCTATCCCCGCATTGGTGTTCGGCTGGATGCGCCAGGTATTTCACCAGAAGTCGCAATAGATGAAATTACACGACCCCTAGAAGAAGCTTTATCAGCTACAGAAGGTGTTGTTCAGGTTTACTCGCAAACGCGGGAAGGACGAGTCAGTTTAGATTTGTATTTCCGGCCAGGGGGAAATATCGATCAAGCTTTGAATGACGCAACAGCGGCGCTGAATCGCGGTCGAGGACAATTACCCACTACAGTTGAAGAACCAAGATTATTCAAAGTTGATCCTTCACAATTGCCTGTATACGAAGTAGCACTGACATCACCAGAGTTACAAGGTGTTGATTTGCGCGTGTTTGCCGACGAAGAACTAGCACGAGAACTGACTGTAGTTCCTGGAGTCGCTTCAGTGGATGTCGCAGGTGGTGTTGAGGAAGAAGTTCAAGTCAATATCGATCTCAATCGTCTGCAAGCATTAGGTGTCGGTTTAACAAATGTATTAAATGAAATAGAAGCCCGTAACCAAGATATTTCTGGTGGACGGATTCGCGGTGAAAATGGCGAACCCCTGACACGGACAGTCGGGCGCTTTCAAAGTGCTGACGAAATTCGTAACCTCTCATTTGAGGTAACAAGAAGTACAGAACAAGGTACTGAAAATAATTCCTCCCTCACCCCTCGCGTCTACCTACGCGACTTTGCAGAAGTTGTTGATGGTACAGAAGATCAACGGGTCTTTGTTAACCTTAACAAACAGCCAGCAGTGAAGTTGAGCATCCAGAAGCAGCCTGATGCTAATACTATTACAGTTGTTGAGGGAGTCAAGCAACGCATCGAAGAATTGAGAAGATCTGGTGTGATTCCAGCAGATATGGTGTTGACTGCGACATTGGATGAATCTCAGTTTATTCGCAACTCAATCACTAATGTCGCCACTGCTGGTTTAATTGGTGCAGGACTCGCTGCGATCGCTGTTCTTTTATTTCTTGGTTCGCTGCGTCAAACAATCATTATTGTCTGTGCGATTCCCCTAGCAGCACTAGCGGCAATTATTTTGATGGGACTGTTTGGGTTATCCCTCAACGTATTTAGTTTGGGAGGGCTTGCCTTAGGCGTAGGTATCGTCGTCGATAACTCGATTGTCATGCTGGAAAATATTTCCGAGGGCGCGGGGATGACTCCTGGCAAAGATACCAAAACGCGGATGAATTCGCAGCAACTACTTTCGCAGTCAGTTAGTAGCAGTCAAGAAGTTGAATCGGCTTTAGTGGCGTCCACAAGTACAAACTTAGTCGCTGTTTTGCCGTTTCTCCTAATTGGTGGTTTCTTCTCTTTATTATTTAGTGAATTAATTCTGACAATTAGCTTTGCGGTGGCTGCATCAATTTTAATTGCAATCACTTTTGTACCGATGGTGACATCGCGATTACTCGCAATTCGTTGGTCAAGTAAAATTGGTAGATTGTGGATATTACAAGAGTTTAATCGCCGATTTGATGCGGCAACTCAAGGATATAGAAAATTTTTAACGAAGCTTTTGCGATACCGTTTGGTTGTTGTTGCGATCGCATTTCTGGTTCTAGGTGGTGGTAGTTTATTTCTTATGGGACAAATTTCACAAGAAATTCTCCCCCGAATTAATACAGGACAAGCAACTTTATTTGCACAGTTTCCTCCTGGAACTGTTGTCGAAAACAACCGAAAAGTCATGGATGCTGTCGATGACATTCTCTTAGAACAACCCGAAACTGAATATGTTTTCTCAACGGCGGGTGGTTTTCTGTTTGGCAGCAACACAACAGAAAATCCGTTGCGAAGTTCGAGTACGATTACGTTAAAAACTGGTAGCAACGTCGAAGCTTTTGTCGATCGAGTTAATCAAGAATTTAATCGGCTTAACTTGGCTGGTATTCGTTTACGCTTAAGTCCTGGACAAGTACGTGGTTTAATCTTGAGTAATTCTCCGGTGCGCGGTGCAGAAATTGACATTATTTTGCAAGGTGACAACGAACAAAATCTCCGCCAAGCAGGACAACAGATCCTGCAAGCTTTAGATCAGCAAGCAACGTTAGCTAGTTTTCGCCCTGATGCTGACTCTCGACAGCCTGAACTTCAGATTGTTCCTGATTGGGAACGTGTGGCAAGTTTTGGTTTGACAACGCAAGATATTGGTCAAACAATTCAGACTGCGGTTGAAGGATCAGTACCAACGCAATTGCAACGTGGCGATCGCTTGGTAGATGTGCGAGTGCAACTTAGTCAAGCCGATATCCGCAATCAATCACAACTTGCACGTTTACCCTTGTTTGTCAACAGTAACCGTCAGATTCGCCTATTTGATGTTGCGAGTATTCGTGAAGGTCAAGCCCCTGGGGAGATTCAACGCATCAATCAACGCCAAGTTTTTATTATCGCAGGTAACTTAAGTGAGGGTGCAAGTCTCGGAGATGCTTTAGCAGAAGTTGATACAGTACTTGAAAATATCAATTTACCAGCAGGCGTGAGTATTCTACCAAGTTCTGTACAAGAAACCAATCAAGAATTACAGCGATCGCTGCAAATTTTAGGCGGATTGGCAGCGTTTTTAGTTTTTGTTGTCATGGCAGTACAATACAACTCGCTGATTGATCCTTTAGTGATTATGTTCACTGTCCCTTTAGCACTCGCTGGTGGAATTTTTGGGCTTTACATTACCGGAACCGCAATTGGCGCTACTGTTCTTGTCGGTGCAGTGTTGCTTGTGGGAATTGTTGTAAATAATGCCATTATTATGGTGGAACTTGCCAATCAAATTCGCGATCGCGAAGACATTGACCGCAAAAGTGCCATTTTAAGAGCCGCACCGCAACGCCTGCGTCCGATTTTGATGACGACAATCACTACGGTATTAGGGATGTTTCCGTTGGCTTTAGGAATCGGCGAAGGTTCGGAATTTCTACAGCCGCTAGGAGTTGTTGTATTTTCTGGTTTGTCTTTAGCAACGCTGCTAACGTTATTTATTATTCCTTGCTTTTATGTAATATTGCACGAAATTAGACTCCAAAGATTAGCAGACAAGCTGAATAAAAGATTTTCATGA
- a CDS encoding efflux RND transporter periplasmic adaptor subunit: MFRDIQSKGSFFRVLFFSLGIIVSLTGCNTLPSESEASAQQRQSSENQTTPVDIATARTGRLTEQPEYTGTTAPAREVSLRSQVTGQVLNMTVDIGDPVNQGQTVARLDDALLVSAVNQAEAELASLRAAVARAQNQVSNAQAQVERSRLELQQAQADLARQQRLLQEGAVPAQQAEQARTEAQTAVQILRAAQEQVRTEQQAVAAAQSQVTAQQAVVAQARRQQSYARLTAPIAGKVMQRLTEVGNFVQPNTEIVRIGDFSRIQVNVEVSELELASIRQGQAVTVRLDAFPDESFTGEVSRISPAADQTARLIPIQVVIPNNNGQIGSGLLARVQFESEVTQRVVVPQTALSPNAAQGTRQEQESTIFVVAEGTATEKEGTVTARSVTLGESANGQVEILSGLQAGERFVARSGGTLTDGATVRFSILSES; this comes from the coding sequence GTGTTTAGAGATATACAAAGCAAAGGTAGCTTTTTTAGGGTTTTGTTCTTCAGCTTAGGTATCATTGTTAGCTTGACAGGATGCAACACGTTACCAAGCGAATCTGAGGCAAGTGCCCAACAAAGGCAGTCTAGTGAAAATCAAACAACACCAGTTGATATCGCAACTGCGCGAACTGGGAGATTAACCGAACAACCAGAGTATACAGGCACGACTGCACCAGCCCGCGAGGTATCACTGCGATCGCAAGTTACAGGGCAAGTATTAAATATGACAGTTGATATTGGAGATCCAGTCAACCAAGGTCAAACTGTGGCTCGACTCGATGACGCACTCCTCGTCAGTGCAGTGAATCAAGCAGAAGCAGAACTTGCCAGCTTACGCGCAGCAGTTGCTCGTGCCCAAAACCAAGTCAGTAATGCCCAAGCACAAGTCGAGCGATCGCGTTTAGAGCTACAGCAAGCACAAGCAGATTTAGCACGACAGCAACGGCTTTTGCAAGAAGGAGCAGTTCCTGCACAACAAGCTGAACAAGCAAGAACCGAAGCCCAGACAGCTGTACAAATTTTACGTGCGGCGCAAGAGCAAGTCCGTACCGAACAACAAGCCGTTGCAGCAGCCCAAAGTCAAGTAACTGCGCAACAAGCCGTTGTCGCGCAAGCCAGAAGGCAACAATCTTACGCTCGATTGACAGCACCAATTGCGGGTAAAGTCATGCAACGGCTGACAGAAGTTGGTAATTTTGTACAACCTAACACTGAAATTGTCCGCATTGGTGACTTTAGTCGCATTCAAGTCAATGTTGAAGTTTCGGAATTAGAACTTGCTAGCATTCGCCAAGGACAAGCTGTTACAGTCCGGTTAGATGCTTTTCCTGATGAGAGTTTTACAGGGGAAGTAAGTCGAATTTCTCCTGCAGCCGATCAAACAGCGCGATTAATTCCAATTCAAGTAGTAATTCCTAACAATAACGGACAAATTGGTAGTGGACTTTTGGCACGGGTGCAGTTTGAAAGTGAGGTAACACAACGAGTTGTTGTACCGCAAACAGCGCTTTCACCTAATGCTGCCCAAGGAACGCGTCAAGAACAGGAAAGCACAATTTTTGTTGTTGCTGAAGGCACAGCAACTGAAAAAGAAGGAACTGTCACCGCCCGCAGTGTCACCCTAGGAGAAAGTGCAAACGGTCAAGTTGAGATTTTATCAGGTTTGCAAGCAGGCGAACGATTTGTTGCCCGTAGCGGCGGAACATTAACTGATGGAGCAACTGTACGCTTTTCCATTCTTTCTGAATCATAG